The DNA sequence CACGTATATGACGGCCCGCGTCGCCGACGGCCGGCTCACCGGCGTACGGCTGCACGCGCTGCCCCGGCGAGTGTGACGTCTCCGTCCCCCGTCAGGACGTCGTCGCGGTGGCCGCGGCGTTGGTGTGGCGGATGGCGCTGCGGAGGTTGTTGGCGATGCGGACCGGGTCGCCGACGGCCCACAGGTGCAGGAAGAACAGCCGGGGTTCGTCGGTGAGCATGTGGCTGTGGAAGGAGATGATGTCCACGCCGCCGCGCCGGAGCGCCTTCATGGTGGCCGGGGCCTCCTTCGCGACGACGGCGATGTCCCCGTTGAGCAGCACCTTGCCACCGCCGACGGGCTGGAAGATCAACGCGGAGGTGGCGCCGGTCATCCGGGGCAGGACCCGGCCGTGGTCGGCGACGGTCTCCCGGCGGGCGAAGGTGACCTTGTAGACCCGGCCCTGGGCGCGTCCCCGGGCGCCGAGTGCCTTGTCGACGGCCGGCTGGTCCAGGCCCAGCACGACTTTCCGGGGAGTGCCCGAGACGGCGGGGGTGCCGGTGGCGTCCAGCGCCGCCCTCAGCCCCCGGGCCATGGTCAGCGGCTTGGTACCCATGGCGTGGAAGTGGACCCACCAGAGCGCCGGGCTGTGAGTGGGCAGATGCTTGTGCACGGACGTCTGCGCGATGCCGTGGGCGTTCAGGACGTCGAGCACCTTGCGCACTTCCCGCTCGGTCACCGCCAGTTCGCCCATCATCATGGTCTGCCGGTCGGGGTAGCGGATGAACGAGACGAACGACCCGATGGCCTTGACGTGGTAGCCCTTGCTGACCACGTCCAGGTCGGCCCGGGGGAACCCGATCCCGTAGGCCCGGCGGTCGACGAGTACGCCCTGGTGCCCCAGTGCCGTCGCCACGTCCCGCCAGTCGGACTCCCGGGTGACCGACGGCTCGATCCGCCGCGCGTGATGCGCGTCGCCGGGCCGCGCGGCCCCGGCCGTGAGCAGCACCGACAGCAGTACGGTCCCCGCCATCAGGGACCGCCGCGCCGCCCTCCGTCTGCCCTTGTCCGCGCCGTACAGTCGGCCCTGTCGCATAAAAAGCCTCCGCTCCGGTTGCCGTCCTCCCATCCCACACCGGGACGTTCGGGGCGGCGATACGGGAGCGCCCGTCCGGGGCAGCGGCTCCGCGCGCCGGATCGCCGGGGCGGTGTCAGCAGGACGCGCGGACGTACCCCCGGGAACCGGCGGGGCGGACGTCGTGGTCGCGGAGGGTGATGGACAGTTTTCCGCCCCAGGAGCGGCAGGCGGCGGTGAAGTCCTTCTTCACGTACTCGATGTCGAAGACGCGGCCGCCGTACGCCTCGCTGTAGTCGGGGCACTCCTTGTAGCGCGCGCACTCCTCGACGACGGCGAAGTCGAAGCCGATGCGGGTGCGCCGGGGCAGCAGGTCGGCGGTGTTCTTCTGGGCCACGGCCAGGTGCCTGCGGTGGGCGCGGGCGGCCAGGAGGCGGGCGAAGGCCTCCGCGTGCTCCGGGGTGAGCTTTCCGTCGGAGCGCTCGTAGGAGTCGAGGTTGTCCGGCTCCACCGCGTCGAAGCCGGCATCCGCGCAGCCGTCGATCCAGGGGCCGACGATCTTCATCAGGGCGTCGCGCCTGGCCGGGGTGGAGATGTCCAGCAGGGGCTCCTTCCAGTCCTCGTCGACGACCAGGTCGCCGTCGTCGTTCTTGAGGAGCAGGTCGGGGTGGCGCTTCTTCCACCAGTCGACGGCGTCGCCGGGCTGTGTCTGGAAGGCGTTGACGTAGCAGATGTTGTACATCCCGGCGGCGGGCCGGGCCGCGCGGTCGCGGGAGACGGCCCGTACGCCGACGGGCGGCGGGTAGGCGCCGCCGAGCTGGTAGTCGAAGGCGGTGTTCGCGTCCGGTACCCGGATCTTCTCCGGTATCCGTGCCTTCTCCGTGGCGTCGGCGCGCGAAGACGCCACGGAACCGGCGTCCTCGTCGGATCCGGTGGCGGAACAAGCCGTGACAAGGACCGTGGACAGGGCCATGACGGCGATTGCGGCGCGGGAGCGGAGAATCGTCACGAAGCCACCTTACGTTCCGGCCGTCGCCGGTCCGTCCGCGCGGGCCGCTACCCGATCTCCACGACCCGCGCCCAAGCCGGCGGTGCGTCAGGGACGTGGCCGGGGTCGTCCTCGTCC is a window from the Streptomyces mobaraensis genome containing:
- a CDS encoding LppY/LpqO family protein, translating into MRQGRLYGADKGRRRAARRSLMAGTVLLSVLLTAGAARPGDAHHARRIEPSVTRESDWRDVATALGHQGVLVDRRAYGIGFPRADLDVVSKGYHVKAIGSFVSFIRYPDRQTMMMGELAVTEREVRKVLDVLNAHGIAQTSVHKHLPTHSPALWWVHFHAMGTKPLTMARGLRAALDATGTPAVSGTPRKVVLGLDQPAVDKALGARGRAQGRVYKVTFARRETVADHGRVLPRMTGATSALIFQPVGGGKVLLNGDIAVVAKEAPATMKALRRGGVDIISFHSHMLTDEPRLFFLHLWAVGDPVRIANNLRSAIRHTNAAATATTS
- a CDS encoding endo alpha-1,4 polygalactosaminidase, with protein sequence MTILRSRAAIAVMALSTVLVTACSATGSDEDAGSVASSRADATEKARIPEKIRVPDANTAFDYQLGGAYPPPVGVRAVSRDRAARPAAGMYNICYVNAFQTQPGDAVDWWKKRHPDLLLKNDDGDLVVDEDWKEPLLDISTPARRDALMKIVGPWIDGCADAGFDAVEPDNLDSYERSDGKLTPEHAEAFARLLAARAHRRHLAVAQKNTADLLPRRTRIGFDFAVVEECARYKECPDYSEAYGGRVFDIEYVKKDFTAACRSWGGKLSITLRDHDVRPAGSRGYVRASC